A genomic window from Chlamydiales bacterium STE3 includes:
- a CDS encoding HicB family protein (Product derived from UniProtKB/Trembl:A1BIG7): MKYKSYTGHVEYDDEAKIFHGEVLGIKDVVTFQGTTVDEIEQAFKDSIEDYLAFCKERGEEPDRPFSGKFNLRIPPDLHAKLSIAAQLQGESLNNYITNMLKRLIA, encoded by the coding sequence ATGAAATACAAAAGCTATACTGGCCATGTCGAGTATGACGATGAGGCTAAAATCTTTCACGGGGAAGTGCTTGGTATCAAAGATGTTGTTACCTTCCAAGGCACAACTGTTGATGAGATTGAGCAGGCATTTAAGGATTCGATTGAGGATTATTTGGCTTTCTGTAAGGAAAGAGGAGAAGAGCCAGATAGGCCATTCTCGGGTAAGTTCAACCTACGTATTCCTCCAGACTTACATGCCAAGCTATCCATTGCAGCTCAGCTTCAGGGAGAAAGCCTTAATAACTATATCACGAACATGCTAAAGAGATTGATCGCATGA
- a CDS encoding Uncharacterized protein (Product derived from UniProtKB/Trembl:K9QVA1), producing MNKKHQRTLEAIFKQPVQSNVVWKDIESLMRHLNTEITEGEGSRVRFALNGVRATFHRPHPKKETDKGALVSVRRFLENAGVKP from the coding sequence ATGAATAAAAAACATCAGCGCACACTGGAAGCGATTTTTAAGCAACCGGTTCAATCGAATGTGGTCTGGAAAGATATTGAGTCTTTAATGCGCCATTTGAATACTGAGATTACAGAAGGGGAAGGATCGCGAGTGCGGTTTGCATTAAACGGAGTCCGCGCTACTTTTCATCGGCCCCACCCAAAGAAAGAGACTGATAAAGGAGCTTTGGTTTCTGTGCGTCGTTTCTTAGAAAATGCAGGAGTAAAACCATAA